Proteins encoded within one genomic window of Hahella chejuensis KCTC 2396:
- a CDS encoding ABC transporter ATP-binding protein → MIQVSNLHICFGRGTPLEVYALRGVDLTIPQGQFVTVIGSNGAGKSTLLNAVAGEIQPESGNIVIGHQDVTQAPTHKRAKNVARVFQDPKRGTCETLTLEENLALALARGKRRGLRPAIKSADNKRFKELVARLGLGLEDRLGDQIGLLSGGQRQAMSLLMATLQPIEILLLDEHTAALDPKTAAFVLELTAEIVEREKLTVLMVTHSMQQALDYGDRTLMLHEGKIIFDIEGDQRKFTTIPDLLKLFETKSGHGLADDSLLLG, encoded by the coding sequence ATGATCCAGGTATCCAATCTACACATCTGCTTTGGCCGCGGCACGCCGCTGGAAGTCTATGCCCTACGGGGCGTCGACCTGACTATTCCCCAAGGCCAGTTCGTTACCGTTATCGGCAGTAACGGCGCGGGCAAAAGCACCCTGCTCAACGCCGTCGCCGGAGAAATACAGCCGGAGTCCGGCAACATCGTCATTGGCCACCAGGATGTCACCCAGGCGCCGACTCACAAACGCGCCAAGAATGTCGCTCGCGTTTTTCAGGACCCCAAGCGAGGCACCTGTGAAACCCTCACCCTGGAAGAAAATCTGGCGTTGGCTTTGGCGCGCGGAAAACGTCGCGGTTTGCGGCCGGCGATCAAGTCCGCGGACAACAAGCGCTTCAAAGAGCTGGTGGCCCGCCTGGGGCTGGGACTGGAAGATCGCCTGGGCGATCAGATCGGCCTGCTGTCCGGCGGACAGCGCCAAGCCATGAGTCTGTTGATGGCCACTCTCCAGCCTATTGAAATTCTGCTGCTGGACGAACACACCGCCGCCCTCGACCCCAAAACCGCTGCGTTCGTTCTGGAGCTGACAGCGGAGATCGTCGAGCGGGAAAAATTGACGGTTCTGATGGTGACCCACAGCATGCAGCAGGCGCTGGACTACGGCGACCGCACGCTGATGCTGCACGAAGGCAAAATCATCTTCGACATTGAGGGAGACCAGCGCAAGTTCACCACCATTCCAGACCTGTTGAAACTGTTCGAGACCAAGAGCGGGCATGGGTTGGCCGACGACTCGCTGTTACTGGGCTAG
- a CDS encoding ABC transporter permease, with protein MSQIAFLGAIEVGLVFALVAFGVFLSFRILDFPDLTVDGSFPLGGAVCATLITFGWNPWLATLAAITAGAMAGSVTAWLNVRLKILHLLASILTMMALYSINLRIMGKPNVALLGEPTVLSVFDTLGVKYYYAAPIGFAIVVTAVAGLLLFFLKSELGLAMRAAGANPHMAKAQGINTGFMIIVGMALSNGLVALAGALFAQSTGNADITMGVGVILVGLASVIGGEALLTPRTILLALLGCIIGSILYRLAVAAALNTDFLGLQAQDLNLITAALVAMAIVLPTAKRAVFKPTGRPQA; from the coding sequence TTGTCCCAAATCGCATTTCTTGGCGCTATTGAAGTCGGCCTTGTATTCGCCCTTGTCGCCTTCGGCGTGTTTCTGTCTTTCCGCATTCTGGACTTCCCCGACCTCACTGTCGACGGCAGCTTCCCACTAGGCGGAGCAGTATGCGCCACTTTGATTACGTTTGGCTGGAATCCCTGGCTGGCCACGCTCGCGGCGATTACTGCAGGCGCAATGGCTGGCAGCGTCACCGCCTGGCTGAACGTACGGCTCAAGATACTGCATTTGCTGGCCTCCATACTGACCATGATGGCGTTGTACTCCATCAATTTACGCATCATGGGCAAGCCCAATGTCGCCTTGCTGGGAGAACCCACAGTCCTCAGCGTGTTTGATACTCTGGGCGTTAAATATTACTACGCCGCCCCGATTGGCTTTGCCATCGTCGTCACCGCCGTCGCCGGCTTGCTGCTGTTTTTCCTGAAGTCCGAACTGGGCCTGGCGATGCGCGCCGCCGGGGCGAATCCGCATATGGCCAAAGCCCAGGGAATTAATACCGGTTTCATGATCATAGTCGGTATGGCGCTATCCAATGGGTTAGTGGCGCTGGCTGGCGCCTTGTTCGCTCAGTCCACCGGTAATGCGGACATCACCATGGGCGTCGGCGTTATTCTGGTCGGCCTGGCTTCAGTCATTGGCGGCGAAGCGTTACTGACGCCCCGTACTATTTTATTGGCGCTGCTGGGCTGCATCATTGGCTCCATTCTCTATCGTCTGGCCGTGGCGGCGGCGCTTAACACTGATTTTCTGGGACTACAGGCTCAAGACCTCAACCTGATCACAGCTGCGCTGGTGGCCATGGCGATTGTTCTGCCTACCGCCAAGCGCGCCGTATTCAAGCCCACAGGGAGGCCTCAAGCATGA
- a CDS encoding AMP-binding protein, translating to MELHTHIPTPLQRLYHWEKSRPGDVFMTQPMGNNLSVDYTFQRTAQEARRMAAYLRSLGLPEDAKVAILSKNCAHWIMSDLAIWMAGYVSVPLYPTLSAESVRQILEHSEAKVLFVGKLDDWDSMKAGVPEDVHCISYPLSPPNDFPTWEDIVANTHPLEESPARKHEELATIVYTSGSTGMPKGVMLSFNNLAFAADGVVNFLDVGSHERMLSYLPLSHVFERFVVEMGALYTGFHVFFAESLDTFVRDLKAAKPTLFLAVPRIWTKFQAGVLSKMPEEKLNLLLKIPGVSHLIRKKVLKGLGLEHVRFAGSGSAPLSQDILSWYRRLGLELLEGYGMSENFAYSHMTKPGRTKVGYVGEALPGVDVRLGDDGEVLVKSPATMMGYYKEPDKTAEALTEDGFLRTGDLGQVDDLGRLKLTGRKKELFKTSKGKYVAPAPLENRIISHPQIEMVCVAGSDYPQPHCLVMLSDDAYPKRTNPDFRQSLEKSLQNLLQDINASVDPHERLQFLAVVSEQWTIENNFLTPTMKLKRNVIEEAYKPHLEQWYSAKAPVIWQ from the coding sequence ATGGAGCTGCACACGCATATTCCCACCCCGTTGCAACGTCTTTACCACTGGGAAAAAAGCCGTCCAGGCGATGTTTTCATGACCCAGCCGATGGGGAATAACCTTTCGGTCGATTACACCTTTCAACGGACTGCGCAGGAAGCGCGTCGCATGGCGGCGTATCTGCGTTCGCTGGGATTGCCGGAAGACGCCAAGGTGGCCATCCTGTCGAAAAACTGCGCCCACTGGATCATGAGCGATCTGGCCATCTGGATGGCGGGCTATGTATCGGTTCCTTTATATCCGACGTTGAGCGCGGAAAGCGTTCGACAGATTCTGGAGCACAGCGAGGCCAAGGTCCTGTTCGTCGGCAAGCTGGATGATTGGGACAGCATGAAAGCCGGCGTTCCAGAAGACGTACATTGTATTTCCTACCCGCTCAGCCCCCCCAACGACTTCCCCACCTGGGAGGATATTGTCGCCAATACGCATCCTCTGGAGGAAAGCCCGGCCAGAAAACATGAAGAACTGGCGACCATCGTCTATACCTCTGGCTCCACCGGGATGCCGAAGGGCGTGATGCTGTCGTTCAATAATCTGGCCTTCGCGGCGGATGGCGTTGTGAACTTTCTGGATGTCGGCTCTCATGAGCGGATGCTCTCTTACCTGCCGCTGTCACATGTGTTTGAGCGTTTTGTGGTGGAAATGGGCGCGTTATATACCGGCTTCCACGTGTTTTTCGCTGAATCCCTGGACACCTTCGTGCGAGACTTGAAAGCGGCCAAGCCGACCCTGTTTCTGGCGGTTCCCCGGATCTGGACCAAGTTTCAGGCTGGCGTCTTGAGCAAAATGCCGGAGGAAAAGCTGAATCTCTTGCTGAAAATCCCCGGCGTATCGCATCTGATCAGAAAGAAAGTACTGAAAGGGTTGGGGTTGGAGCATGTTCGATTCGCAGGTAGCGGCTCAGCGCCTTTATCTCAGGATATTCTCAGCTGGTATCGTCGACTCGGACTGGAGCTATTGGAAGGCTACGGCATGTCGGAAAACTTCGCCTATTCCCATATGACCAAGCCGGGACGAACCAAAGTGGGTTATGTGGGGGAGGCGCTTCCTGGCGTGGATGTACGTCTGGGGGACGATGGCGAGGTGCTGGTGAAAAGTCCAGCCACCATGATGGGCTATTACAAAGAGCCGGATAAAACCGCTGAAGCCTTGACCGAAGACGGCTTTTTGCGCACCGGCGACCTTGGTCAGGTGGATGATCTGGGGCGCCTCAAGCTGACCGGACGCAAGAAAGAGTTGTTCAAAACCAGCAAGGGCAAATATGTGGCCCCTGCGCCGCTTGAAAACCGCATCATCAGCCATCCTCAGATTGAAATGGTGTGCGTGGCGGGCTCCGACTATCCCCAGCCTCATTGTCTGGTCATGCTGTCGGATGATGCTTATCCGAAACGGACCAATCCGGACTTTCGTCAGTCATTGGAGAAGAGTTTGCAAAACCTGTTGCAGGACATCAACGCCAGTGTCGATCCCCATGAGCGTCTGCAGTTTCTTGCGGTTGTGTCTGAGCAATGGACCATCGAAAATAATTTTCTGACTCCCACCATGAAACTGAAGCGCAATGTCATTGAAGAGGCCTACAAGCCTCACCTGGAGCAGTGGTATAGCGCTAAAGCGCCGGTTATCTGGCAGTAA
- a CDS encoding HD-GYP domain-containing protein, giving the protein MAAKKTQIAVSELQIGMFVADLDRPWHQTPFPIQGFYIRSADDIRALQSFCRSVYIDRPLTRTEYEKMENSGKEELLFRLGSLSSGKSVEEHRLTLPPIKIRRPAKYERQSTLKHEVKEAEKLTHRVNQSLDRVFANVCLGQAPDIVETEEVAALMVESVIRNPDAMLWLSRVRRRDEYAYSHSVAASIWGLVFGRQLGLSRSYLKDLATGLLLSQVGKAKMPQELLQSAKFLDAAQYQRYKGYVEMSMAILKSDPTISPRVVSVVEYHRERHNGSGFPHGVTGDKIPLLAKIAGLVDHYQEMLEPRAGAEAMTSLQAVTALYHSRNIEFQEDLVEKFIQCVGIYPTGATVELSNREVGVVIQHNMERKLWPTVMVLLDEDKAPLRTAKVVDLMAFNIKQGNEDNYLHITHSLPSGAYGIDASRFQVTGANSRWSLRHFMG; this is encoded by the coding sequence ATGGCCGCCAAGAAGACACAAATAGCGGTAAGTGAACTACAAATCGGGATGTTTGTTGCGGATTTAGATCGTCCTTGGCATCAAACACCATTTCCTATTCAGGGTTTTTATATTCGCAGTGCGGATGATATTCGCGCGTTGCAGTCCTTTTGTCGGTCGGTATACATCGATCGGCCTTTGACGCGCACTGAATATGAAAAAATGGAGAATAGCGGCAAAGAAGAATTGCTGTTCAGGTTGGGCTCATTGTCATCCGGTAAATCCGTTGAAGAGCACCGACTGACCCTTCCTCCCATTAAGATCCGTCGTCCCGCCAAATACGAACGGCAAAGTACGCTGAAACATGAAGTAAAAGAAGCGGAAAAGCTGACCCATCGGGTCAATCAGTCGCTGGATCGGGTTTTCGCCAATGTATGTTTAGGGCAGGCGCCGGATATTGTGGAAACTGAAGAAGTAGCCGCATTGATGGTGGAGAGCGTGATTCGCAACCCCGACGCCATGCTGTGGCTGTCCCGTGTCAGAAGGCGGGATGAGTATGCTTATTCCCACTCCGTCGCCGCCAGCATCTGGGGATTGGTGTTCGGGCGTCAGCTCGGACTGTCCAGAAGCTATCTCAAAGATCTGGCCACGGGTCTGTTGTTGAGCCAGGTAGGTAAGGCGAAAATGCCGCAGGAGCTGTTGCAGAGCGCCAAGTTTCTGGACGCCGCCCAGTACCAGCGCTACAAAGGCTATGTGGAAATGAGCATGGCGATTCTTAAGTCCGATCCCACCATTTCACCGAGGGTGGTGAGTGTGGTGGAATACCATCGCGAACGCCACAACGGCTCTGGTTTTCCGCATGGGGTGACTGGCGACAAGATTCCGTTGCTGGCCAAGATAGCAGGACTGGTTGATCATTATCAGGAAATGCTGGAGCCGCGCGCAGGGGCGGAAGCGATGACTTCGCTGCAGGCCGTGACGGCGCTCTATCATTCCCGCAATATTGAATTCCAGGAAGACCTGGTGGAGAAGTTCATTCAGTGTGTTGGCATTTATCCTACCGGCGCGACTGTCGAATTGAGCAATCGTGAGGTTGGCGTGGTGATTCAGCACAACATGGAGCGGAAACTCTGGCCGACCGTGATGGTGTTGCTGGATGAAGACAAAGCGCCGCTGCGCACTGCCAAAGTTGTGGATTTGATGGCGTTCAACATCAAGCAGGGGAATGAAGACAACTATCTTCACATCACTCACAGTTTGCCCAGCGGGGCGTATGGCATCGACGCCTCGCGGTTTCAGGTGACCGGCGCCAACAGCCGTTGGAGTCTGCGTCACTTCATGGGATGA
- a CDS encoding ABC transporter permease: MEAVSAPVIRELSKHATTDSPDARPWRYFSAIVALIAVIPLLAVIYVAFFPTENIWPHLWSTVLPRYLEATFFLMLGVGLLATFFGVTSAWLVAFYRFPGRKLFSWALLLPFAVPAYVIAYVYTDLLEYSGPVQALLREWFGWRTPRDYWFPQIRSLGGAIIMFSLVLYPYIYLTCRAALMEQSDSLLMASRSLGAGALRTFYRIVLPIIRPALAVGLALVLMETLNDFGTVSFFAVQTLTAGLYDTWLNLGNVGGAAQIAALMVGIALALLYLERASRHKSKSYQSGGRTRPLTPTQLTGKSAYIASAFCFLLVFFGFLVPASVLGYYSIEYFDVSWNSEFFHLAMNSLKLATIAAALLVVVGALLAYSQRIAPSALNKSMARLASVGYAMPGAVLAIGVIVPLGALDNSIDGVARDYFNTSTGLIFSGTIAAIIYAYSARFLAISLGSAESGLGRITPSMDQAARTLGHSSLSILTKVHIPLLSRSMLTAAIIVFVDVLKELPATLILRPFNFETLATYLYQYASDELLEHSALAALFIVATGIIPVILLNRASTAKQY, translated from the coding sequence ATGGAAGCAGTATCAGCCCCGGTTATACGGGAGCTTTCCAAACACGCGACGACGGACTCTCCAGACGCCCGCCCCTGGCGTTATTTCAGCGCGATTGTCGCTTTGATCGCCGTCATACCTCTGCTCGCCGTCATTTATGTAGCGTTTTTTCCCACTGAGAATATTTGGCCTCACCTTTGGAGCACGGTGTTGCCGCGCTACCTGGAAGCCACATTTTTTCTGATGCTTGGCGTGGGGTTGTTGGCCACTTTTTTTGGCGTCACTTCCGCCTGGTTGGTGGCGTTTTATCGTTTTCCCGGCCGCAAACTGTTTTCCTGGGCGCTGCTGCTTCCTTTTGCAGTGCCGGCCTATGTCATCGCCTACGTTTATACTGACTTGCTGGAATACTCTGGTCCGGTGCAGGCGCTGTTACGGGAGTGGTTCGGCTGGCGCACGCCGCGCGATTACTGGTTCCCTCAGATTCGCAGTCTGGGCGGCGCCATCATTATGTTCTCCCTGGTGCTGTATCCCTATATCTATCTGACCTGTCGGGCGGCCTTGATGGAGCAGTCAGACAGCCTGCTGATGGCCAGCCGCTCTCTGGGCGCCGGAGCCTTGCGCACTTTTTATCGCATCGTGCTTCCGATTATTCGCCCCGCTCTCGCAGTCGGTCTGGCGCTGGTGCTGATGGAAACGCTCAATGACTTCGGTACTGTCAGCTTTTTCGCTGTGCAGACACTGACGGCCGGGCTTTACGATACCTGGCTGAATCTCGGCAATGTAGGCGGAGCGGCGCAAATCGCCGCGCTCATGGTGGGCATCGCCCTGGCCTTGCTGTATCTGGAGCGCGCTTCACGCCATAAGTCCAAAAGTTATCAAAGCGGCGGCCGCACGCGCCCGCTGACGCCCACGCAACTTACCGGAAAGTCTGCGTACATCGCCTCCGCATTCTGCTTCCTATTGGTATTTTTCGGCTTTCTGGTTCCCGCCTCCGTGCTCGGGTACTACTCCATCGAATACTTCGACGTCAGTTGGAATTCGGAATTCTTCCACCTGGCGATGAACTCATTGAAACTGGCGACTATCGCCGCTGCGCTGCTGGTCGTTGTCGGCGCGTTATTGGCCTACTCTCAACGCATCGCTCCCAGCGCTCTCAATAAGTCCATGGCGCGTTTGGCCTCCGTCGGCTACGCCATGCCCGGCGCTGTACTGGCTATCGGCGTCATTGTGCCTTTGGGCGCATTGGATAACAGCATCGACGGCGTCGCCCGCGATTATTTCAACACCAGCACCGGATTGATATTCAGCGGCACCATCGCCGCCATTATCTACGCCTATTCCGCACGTTTTCTGGCCATATCCCTCGGTTCCGCAGAGAGCGGGCTGGGTCGCATCACTCCTTCCATGGATCAAGCCGCCCGCACGTTGGGACACAGCTCTTTATCCATTCTCACCAAAGTGCATATACCTCTGCTCAGTCGCAGTATGTTGACGGCGGCGATTATCGTGTTCGTCGATGTGCTGAAGGAGCTGCCGGCCACACTAATCCTGCGCCCGTTCAACTTTGAGACCCTGGCGACATATCTGTATCAATACGCGTCGGATGAATTGCTGGAACACAGCGCCCTGGCCGCCCTGTTTATTGTGGCGACGGGAATTATTCCCGTCATTCTGCTGAACCGGGCCAGTACGGCGAAACAATATTGA
- a CDS encoding ABC transporter substrate-binding protein: MSKKLLVGLLSLLPFMSPAALAADEKFVAITQIVEHPALDACRKGVQDELAERGFKVGENLKWMYESAQGNPTTANQIAKKFAGEEPDVIVAIATPSAITAAAAARNTPVVFSAVTDPLGAKLVKTLEKPGGKVTGTMDMLPIDKHLQLVKRIVPEAKIIGTIYNPGEANSVSLVERLKKESADAGLVLREAAVTKSSEILNAARSLVGKVDAIYLLTDNTVISGVEAVIKVGEQNKLPVIAADTDTVTRGAIAAYGFNYYDVGRQTGGIVADILEGKAPGDIDVQGVEKLELYLNPGAAERMGVKLDSKLSEEAKEIVGG, from the coding sequence ATGTCGAAGAAACTGTTGGTGGGCTTGTTGTCCTTGTTACCCTTCATGAGTCCGGCGGCACTGGCTGCCGACGAGAAATTCGTAGCCATCACCCAGATTGTTGAGCATCCAGCTTTGGACGCCTGCCGTAAAGGCGTGCAGGACGAACTTGCCGAAAGAGGTTTCAAAGTTGGCGAAAACCTGAAATGGATGTACGAAAGCGCTCAGGGCAACCCGACTACCGCCAACCAGATCGCCAAGAAATTCGCCGGTGAAGAGCCTGACGTGATCGTCGCCATCGCCACCCCTTCTGCGATCACAGCCGCCGCCGCCGCACGCAACACGCCGGTCGTATTCTCCGCGGTCACCGATCCTCTGGGAGCAAAACTGGTCAAGACGCTGGAAAAACCTGGCGGCAAAGTCACCGGCACCATGGATATGCTGCCCATCGACAAGCACCTGCAACTGGTAAAACGCATTGTCCCGGAAGCGAAAATTATCGGCACCATCTATAACCCGGGTGAAGCTAACTCCGTCTCCCTGGTGGAAAGGCTGAAAAAAGAAAGCGCAGACGCTGGCCTGGTTCTGCGTGAGGCCGCCGTCACCAAAAGTTCAGAGATTCTGAATGCAGCGCGCTCACTGGTAGGAAAAGTCGACGCCATTTACCTGCTGACTGACAACACCGTTATTTCCGGGGTGGAAGCGGTCATCAAAGTCGGCGAACAGAACAAGCTGCCGGTCATCGCCGCCGACACAGACACCGTCACTCGCGGCGCCATCGCCGCTTATGGTTTTAACTACTACGACGTAGGCAGACAAACCGGCGGCATCGTCGCGGATATTCTTGAAGGCAAAGCCCCTGGCGACATCGACGTACAAGGCGTGGAAAAGCTGGAGCTTTACCTGAATCCAGGCGCCGCTGAGCGCATGGGCGTCAAACTGGATTCCAAATTGTCTGAAGAAGCCAAGGAAATCGTAGGCGGCTGA
- a CDS encoding FIST signal transduction protein encodes MQIQQFIRKNGQWMTPLPDQPEHDTVLLLCFGRQSLLFTDDVDAALRYSFPQAQIVGCSTAGEIMGTKVLENTLTVTALSFSRATIAVVSTPVQDNSDSRAVGRNIARQLPPEGLRHVLLLSDGLKVNGSELVHGAQEALPQRVRITGGLAGDYEDFTDTSVWVNSPTREGLVAAIGFYGDSLRIGYGSMGGWDAFGPDWRISKSERNKLFELDQHSALSLYKDYLGDYANGLPATALLFPLLVKLADNHYVVRTILGINESERSMTFAGDMPQGAAARFMKANFERLVEGAASAAEQSRFSGGRQPQLALLVSCVGRKMVLKQRTEEEVESVREVLGADTAICGFYSYGEISPVVDGVGCSLHNQTMTITTISED; translated from the coding sequence ATGCAGATTCAACAATTTATCCGGAAAAACGGTCAGTGGATGACGCCCCTCCCAGACCAACCGGAGCATGATACGGTTTTACTGCTTTGCTTCGGCCGGCAATCCCTCCTGTTTACCGATGATGTTGACGCCGCGTTACGTTACAGTTTCCCTCAGGCTCAAATAGTAGGCTGCTCGACCGCCGGGGAAATCATGGGGACTAAAGTGCTGGAGAACACACTGACCGTTACGGCGCTCAGCTTTTCCCGCGCCACTATCGCCGTCGTCTCCACCCCTGTTCAGGACAATTCAGATAGCCGCGCCGTCGGACGCAACATTGCGCGACAATTACCGCCAGAAGGGCTGCGTCATGTGTTGTTATTGTCCGATGGCTTAAAGGTCAACGGCTCCGAACTGGTGCATGGCGCCCAGGAGGCTCTGCCTCAGCGAGTCAGGATTACTGGCGGACTCGCCGGGGATTATGAAGACTTCACTGACACCTCCGTCTGGGTTAACAGTCCCACACGAGAGGGTCTCGTGGCGGCGATCGGCTTTTACGGCGACTCATTGCGCATCGGATACGGCTCCATGGGGGGGTGGGACGCTTTTGGTCCCGATTGGCGCATCAGCAAATCCGAGCGCAACAAACTGTTTGAATTGGATCAGCATAGCGCGCTTTCTCTTTATAAAGATTACCTGGGCGACTACGCGAACGGGCTGCCGGCCACCGCACTGCTGTTTCCCCTACTGGTCAAGCTCGCCGATAATCACTATGTTGTGAGAACCATTCTCGGCATCAATGAGTCGGAACGATCCATGACCTTCGCCGGCGATATGCCTCAAGGCGCCGCCGCCCGTTTTATGAAGGCCAACTTCGAGCGTCTGGTGGAAGGCGCCGCCTCAGCGGCGGAGCAAAGTCGCTTTTCCGGCGGCCGGCAACCGCAACTTGCGTTACTGGTCAGTTGCGTCGGACGCAAAATGGTGTTGAAACAACGTACGGAAGAAGAAGTGGAAAGCGTTCGAGAAGTGCTCGGCGCCGATACCGCTATATGCGGTTTTTATTCCTATGGCGAAATCAGTCCGGTAGTTGATGGGGTTGGCTGCTCTCTGCATAACCAGACGATGACGATTACAACAATCAGCGAAGACTAA
- a CDS encoding Fe(3+) ABC transporter substrate-binding protein produces MPKKTASVFKAALLSTFCLTPLAAQAAEEVNVYSYRQEFLIQPLLDTFTSQTNIKVNVVFAKEGVAERLKREGANSPADLVLSTDIGQLQELTDAKVLQPVKSDVLNANIPEQYQAQDDSWFGLTARARVIYASKERTEVKSISYEDLAKPEWKGRICTRSGKHPYNIALFASMIAHHGEAKTEEWLRGLKENLARKPQGNDRAQVKAIKDGICDVSLGNSYYYGLMLTDENQIEWARAVNLIFPNQNDRGSHVNISGVALTKSSPNKANAIKLMEFLTEKLAQKMYSENNYEYPIKPGVEPSGLVLSWGEFKRDELPLYKAGELREKAVKMVDKVDFDG; encoded by the coding sequence ATGCCAAAAAAGACCGCTTCAGTTTTCAAAGCCGCTCTCCTTTCCACCTTCTGTTTGACGCCCCTGGCCGCTCAGGCTGCCGAGGAAGTCAACGTCTACTCTTACCGTCAAGAATTTCTGATCCAGCCTTTGCTTGATACGTTCACCAGCCAGACCAACATCAAAGTCAATGTCGTTTTCGCCAAAGAAGGCGTGGCGGAAAGACTAAAACGCGAAGGCGCCAACAGCCCCGCGGACTTGGTGTTAAGCACGGATATCGGACAATTGCAGGAACTGACTGACGCCAAAGTGCTGCAACCGGTAAAATCCGACGTATTGAACGCCAACATTCCGGAACAATACCAGGCGCAGGATGATTCCTGGTTCGGCCTCACCGCCCGTGCGCGCGTTATTTACGCTTCCAAGGAGCGTACCGAAGTGAAAAGCATTTCTTATGAAGACCTGGCCAAACCAGAGTGGAAAGGCCGCATATGCACGCGCTCTGGCAAGCATCCGTACAACATCGCCCTGTTCGCCTCCATGATCGCCCACCATGGCGAAGCTAAAACAGAGGAATGGCTGCGAGGCTTGAAAGAGAATCTGGCCCGCAAGCCCCAGGGCAATGATCGCGCGCAAGTCAAAGCCATTAAAGACGGCATTTGCGATGTTTCTCTGGGCAACAGCTATTACTACGGCTTGATGCTGACGGATGAAAATCAGATTGAATGGGCCCGCGCAGTCAATTTGATTTTCCCTAACCAGAATGACCGCGGCTCGCACGTGAACATCAGCGGCGTCGCGCTGACAAAAAGCTCACCCAACAAAGCGAACGCCATCAAACTGATGGAGTTTTTGACAGAGAAACTGGCTCAGAAGATGTACTCCGAGAATAACTACGAATACCCGATTAAGCCCGGTGTGGAGCCATCTGGCCTGGTGCTTTCCTGGGGCGAATTCAAGCGCGATGAGCTACCTTTGTACAAAGCCGGCGAGCTGCGCGAAAAAGCAGTGAAAATGGTGGATAAAGTCGACTTCGACGGCTGA